The sequence below is a genomic window from Harmonia axyridis chromosome 1, icHarAxyr1.1, whole genome shotgun sequence.
tgttggttggtcgAACTGTTTttgtaagtaattgcacaagtgcaccgaaacaccgaaggtggagggctcaaagtgacatagattcgaactgtgtaagatgcatagaaactatgcacctatgaacagaacaattaccgcagtgctgtttcgcttcctacaatgcaattatcgtaagtaattgcacaagtgcatcaaaattaccgataattttgcatgacagcgtgttgtcataaaaactgcatgagttcattttcatttttggagaaagagcccgacaccgaaggtggagggctctttctccaaaaatgaaaatgaccgaatgcagtttttcaaagaaaacgcgctggaatgcgaaattatccggtcattttgatgcacgagtgtaattcaggggaatatttcccgaataaactgttacattacttgtcaaactgatgtagaatggaattgccatagattcgaactgagtaagatgcatagaaactatgcatctatgaacagaacaattatcgcagtgcagtttcgcttcctacaatgcaattatcgctgtaattttcgataattgcattccatttacatagaatttttgacaggagggaaatattctgtataacaaatttgacagatgaaaGATAAATCTGTGACAGAAGAGtttcgagtaccaacatataataatgaaatataactatAAAATCTGTGTGAAATTGTGATATTcctgcacgattttgttctacaaggtatggcagaacaaaaaatttgacagaattgaaaaaaattaaatttcagtaTGAAAACTTACCAGGAGTTGATCCGGAGGAACGTCCAGCCTTACGTTGATGGTTAACCACAACATCTGCAGAGTCTTTCATATCCTTGACCATATTCACAACCTTCGCTTTTGCCATTGGAGCTGCAGAGTGTTTCGACTagagaaaaataaacaattattaatttttgcattttcatatcctctaataataattttcatagctttttcgaattaattcaaattgctacagatattcaactgaattttAAGATAGAGGGacttcaacttcaaattgagacCAATCACATTAAATTTGAGActaaacaacttcaaaatggTTGGCACAATCAAATCGGAAATAAACatcttcaaaatgagaataaacaacttcaaaatgtTCAAGACAATCTAATTAAGACTAAACAATTTCATATTGAGAAATCACAATTACAAAAACAacaattgaatttgatatttcaaaagaattatcGAAATTGTTTAGTCACAAATGAAATTGTATTAAACATTTTCAAAGTTGTTTATTCTCATTTAGAAATTGTTTCTCGCGAATAGATTGTGATTAGTCTCAATTAAAAGTTGAAAAGGTAGAGACACTTTTTGTTAATCAGAAAATAAGTAATATTTTGCGATCTTGaactaaaaaatttttctttttaaataccGAGGCAAATGATCTAATTCATGATTTTGTGACATGAGTTAAGGAACAAAATAAAATCTTACATGTGTAAAAAAGTCAAGTCCTATACGTAAGAGCGTCCACTACAATTAAATCTACTAATGAATGTCATTCTCTTATTCCTCCTCTTTTTTTTCCTCTGTAAATAATAGAATAAGACAGTGAAAGAGAAGGACCCCATCTTAATCATGTTTAGCAAAATATTCAACTCTACATGCAGTAAATTTTTTTTagccttgttttttttttgacgaaatAAATTTACAAGCGATACCCCGATTGAATTAGTTTTGTTCTTACCTGTCTTCTAGATCCTGCGCTCGGAGGATCGATGTAGGCGATCTTGGTTTTTCTGACCGGAGTGCTCATCTGCCTGGAATGCTTTATGTTCGCCGTTATCGCCACAAGTCTGTTGTCCCTTTCCTCGGTGCATCTGGTGTACATGTCCCTCCAAGTCTCGCACTCTTCTCTTTGTTTGGTGCGGAACGATTTTTGACAATGGAGCTTCCACAGTTCGTCCGAGTCTTCAGTCAAATAGGAATTGTAGTATTCCAATCGGAAGAGTTGCTCTGCGGTGGCCTTTTCCAAGACCGGTTTCAAAATGTGATAGGGGACACCTCCTGTACCTTCGATTGCTGTAATtgaaaggaaaaattattaaaaagtcTAGAGCTGTAGTTTTTGGGTGCTGGTTCATCTGAATGAAATTCCGTTGGTCTGATAAGGCATTACTTTTGAAATAGGCCATTCAAGTGGCATTTGATGGCGCATAATcagcaaaaaattattaaattgttATTATATGAAAAATCGTCGTTTTGAGTAGAACCAGCACTCCaaaatcattaaaattgaacttgagttgaaagaaggttaggttaggttagaaaaAGACTCATAGTTAATTTTTGCAAGCTTCAACTTACCATCAATATGTGCTTGTAGGAGTTGAACACAAATTTCAAACAAACTTGGCACTTTCATGTAGGTAGCCTTGTTTCCAGAGTATATTTTagtcctgaaaaaaaaaaaaattatttagtgATATGCATAAATTGGTAAATCTTAATTTTTTGCAAATTAAAAAACATTGCAGAAGGAGCAAGATCCCCTATTCGGAATCTCAAAATTATAGTATTATCGAGTAAATGTTTTGAACCTTCTtgtttatttttggaaaaattttacattaaactgaaatataaaattgcatGTGGTCTTTGGATTATTGAGAAGAGATCGCAGGTTCATATCAAAGATGttaaatatctttttttcttttataagtagctttttattgaaaaatctttaTATTCAGAATATTGTCCAGAATTTGCAgtgtttgaagaaaaaaatcatcatgtATTAGGTGaaacaattctcaataaattttGCTTAAAATACATGGTTTCTTTTACAACTGACTGGCATTCTCAAATAGAGAAATCGCATTCCctaaagaaaaattgcaaaaaaaatcagttcttaCCTGTGATTCTTCTGTTTCATCATAATATCGAAGGTCTCTATGTCATTCATTGCACGGGTATCTGATGCTCTTATCGGTTTATAGTGTGGATTTATCGATGGCAGTAACGACTGtagtatttctgttttttcctcCTCAGTTGGGACTGGCATCACCGCAAGAAGCTGAAATAATAAATGGGGTGTTATTAAATTGACTCTTTCAAGTAATTAACAAAGTATTTCTGTACAAACAAATACTTACATTATTCACCGAAGATTGACCTGATGGAGCTGGTCTCTGagttgatttcttcttttttcttggaGCCTCAATCATCCCTAGAGCATCCTCAAAGCTAGTCCCAGAATTCGAATTGAATTCAATATCTTCGTCCtcaacttcattccgcgttCTCTTCAACGATTTCTTTTCTCTCATGGGCACTTCTACCATTCCTAAAGCATCAGCGAAACTGGTACCCGACTCGGATGTTATTTCATCTGGTACCTTCCGAGAACTGGATGGTTTTCCTTTTTTGTCGGATCTTTTCTCCTTTCTAGGTAATCCCATCATACCTAAAGCTTCACCAAAACTAGTACCGGATTCAGAAGATATTTCTGAGATGTGATGCTTAGAATAAGATGACTTATCCTTCCCATCTCGAATCTCTGAGGATTTCTTATCCTTCTTTATCGATTCTGAGTTAACTTCGTCTTTCTGTTGATGAGAATTagatgttttttcttttttgctgCTACTACTACTTGAACCTTTTTTATCATTGTCTTTTTCTTTGCTAATTTTGTCTTTTTTATCTTTCTCTTTGTTGTTTTTAtctattttttctttaagaCTCCCTTCTTTTTCTCTGTGGCTGCTTCTATCGTTTTTATCTTTAACATCACTTTCACCTTTCTCTTTACGACTACTTCTATCTTTTTCACGACTGTCATCTTTTTCTCGATGGCTGCTTCTGTCTTTCTTACTTTTGCTATCACTTTCTTTTTCAAGACTTCCACTTTTTTCTTTATGACTG
It includes:
- the LOC123671596 gene encoding transcription elongation factor B polypeptide 3-like isoform X2, producing the protein MGGSKKNDEELLLKAIQHYQDGIGRYLERNDEIKMLHSLNKLSSYPIRVSHLQETGVGRTVNSLVKLDGKVGELAKSLIAKWKQMVENEKDTDSPKSNEEESPVSHSQDVEQLEEQNSRCERSQTSSDGSNSSEEEQQKSENRDTKKHRSSNHSSDNKRTKSSHNDKDRQNTKREKDKYSRHEKEHSSKAEKDNSPKPEKEHSSRTEKERSSKHEKERSSRHEKEHSSRHEKEHSSRHEKKHSSGDEKDHSSRHGKEHSSRQEKDHSSQQIKKEDRESSKRQDEKSRKDKDEKRHKEKDRSSHKEKSGSLEKESDSKSKKDRSSHKEKSGSLEKESDSKSKKDRSSHREKDDSREKDRSSRKEKGESDVKDKNDRSSHREKEGSLKEKIDKNNKEKDKKDKISKEKDNDKKGSSSSSSKKEKTSNSHQQKDEVNSESIKKDKKSSEIRDGKDKSSYSKHHISEISSESGTSFGEALGMMGLPRKEKRSDKKGKPSSSRKVPDEITSESGTSFADALGMVEVPMREKKSLKRTRNEVEDEDIEFNSNSGTSFEDALGMIEAPRKKKKSTQRPAPSGQSSVNNLLAVMPVPTEEEKTEILQSLLPSINPHYKPIRASDTRAMNDIETFDIMMKQKNHRTKIYSGNKATYMKVPSLFEICVQLLQAHIDAIEGTGGVPYHILKPVLEKATAEQLFRLEYYNSYLTEDSDELWKLHCQKSFRTKQREECETWRDMYTRCTEERDNRLVAITANIKHSRQMSTPVRKTKIAYIDPPSAGSRRQRKKKRRNKRMTFISRFNCSGRSYV
- the LOC123671596 gene encoding transcription elongation factor B polypeptide 3-like isoform X1, with the protein product MGGSKKNDEELLLKAIQHYQDGIGRYLERNDEIKMLHSLNKLSSYPIRVSHLQETGVGRTVNSLVKLDGKVGELAKSLIAKWKQMVENEKDTDSPKSNEEESPVSHSQDVEQLEEQNSRCERSQTSSDGSNSSEEEQQKSENRDTKKHRSSNHSSDNKRTKSSHNDKDRQNTKREKDKYSRHEKEHSSKAEKDNSPKPEKEHSSRTEKERSSKHEKERSSRHEKEHSSRHEKEHSSRHEKKHSSGDEKDHSSRHGKEHSSRQEKDHSSQQIKKEDRESSKRQDEKSRKDKDEKRHKEKDRSSHKEKSGSLEKESDSKSKKDRSSHKEKSGSLEKESDSKSKKDRSSHREKDDSREKDRSSRKEKGESDVKDKNDRSSHREKEGSLKEKIDKNNKEKDKKDKISKEKDNDKKGSSSSSSKKEKTSNSHQQKDEVNSESIKKDKKSSEIRDGKDKSSYSKHHISEISSESGTSFGEALGMMGLPRKEKRSDKKGKPSSSRKVPDEITSESGTSFADALGMVEVPMREKKSLKRTRNEVEDEDIEFNSNSGTSFEDALGMIEAPRKKKKSTQRPAPSGQSSVNNLLAVMPVPTEEEKTEILQSLLPSINPHYKPIRASDTRAMNDIETFDIMMKQKNHRTKIYSGNKATYMKVPSLFEICVQLLQAHIDAIEGTGGVPYHILKPVLEKATAEQLFRLEYYNSYLTEDSDELWKLHCQKSFRTKQREECETWRDMYTRCTEERDNRLVAITANIKHSRQMSTPVRKTKIAYIDPPSAGSRRQSKHSAAPMAKAKVVNMVKDMKDSADVVVNHQRKAGRSSGSTPGPSQVKVVKKMAPLMAKSISAFKNRLYKR